The following proteins are co-located in the Paracoccaceae bacterium Fryx2 genome:
- a CDS encoding DMT family transporter translates to MAHVVLLWFFGSVWSVLIVKFVLRWQVPKLRLIAISVGLAGLFIMPGGEGGLPVPRSLGEWMAFIGRLVWAGATAGMRLKSRVPPLPAAVVFALGATLTSLAFAPFLESLPTNAATDAVCIGITVLAAGGVWWGLSIAALMWATLRLDPARVGIFLMLEVIFGALTAAIFAGETLSVREMIGGGLVILCGLLEVWPTKADAGHLHVSKNAPYTEMNLDCCLWSRLLQDARHEWGSLSLPRHARDFWFSNARSISSAMICSQS, encoded by the coding sequence GTGGCGCATGTCGTCCTTTTGTGGTTCTTCGGTTCGGTCTGGAGCGTGTTAATCGTTAAATTCGTCCTGCGCTGGCAGGTTCCCAAGCTGCGCCTGATCGCGATTAGTGTGGGGCTTGCCGGATTGTTCATCATGCCGGGTGGCGAGGGGGGCTTGCCGGTTCCGCGCAGTCTGGGCGAATGGATGGCCTTTATCGGGCGGCTGGTCTGGGCGGGCGCGACCGCAGGAATGCGCCTGAAGTCCCGCGTACCGCCGCTGCCTGCGGCGGTCGTGTTTGCCTTGGGCGCGACGCTGACGTCCCTCGCCTTTGCTCCGTTCCTAGAGTCCCTGCCCACAAACGCCGCAACCGACGCGGTCTGCATCGGGATCACTGTCCTCGCTGCAGGCGGGGTGTGGTGGGGGCTGTCGATTGCCGCCCTGATGTGGGCAACCCTTCGGCTCGATCCGGCACGGGTCGGTATTTTTCTGATGCTCGAGGTGATTTTTGGCGCCCTGACCGCCGCGATCTTTGCCGGGGAAACGCTGTCTGTGCGTGAGATGATCGGCGGCGGATTGGTTATTCTGTGCGGGCTGCTCGAAGTGTGGCCGACAAAGGCGGATGCCGGACATCTGCACGTTTCAAAGAACGCGCCATACACCGAGATGAATCTTGATTGCTGCCTCTGGTCGAGGCTGTTGCAGGACGCACGTCATGAATGGGGCAGCCTCAGCTTGCCGCGCCACGCAAGAGATTTTTGGTTCAGCAACGCAAGGTCAATCTCGTCTGCGATGATCTGTTCGCAAAGTTGA
- a CDS encoding dihydroxy-acid dehydratase gives MTNPNIVLIDRHPGRSTQTIGLAREIGTDPALIHEPSVGVVGTKGDSQCYLGVMAKVEAIHRALKDRIGTRPGQLKLRLVQPEYTIATSDGIRNGTPEMRYSLIGREVTQDALCEHFSATGLAGTIAVVACDKPPVGTLAAMLEHNLPSIIMSDGPIHPGTDPKTGEKLDIVSAFQVAGHPDAEYREHIAFHACPGIGSCGGMFTYNTMQTFIGVLGMQPLHMVAPPSDDPRRLNEFPAELVTLLAQMIENDLKPRDIVMRDSLRNATIVAMAIGGSTNAMLHAPEIARAAGFADFWKEIITPQEFNHLSEHVVPVLTNARPYGQYSMVDIDRAGGVQVIVRELLDAGLLNGDVLTCTGETLAEQVARLCAKPADGKVIYSVETPYKPTGGLRMLGGNLSPEFSAILKLAGVEGGLENNLFRGRARVFDGQQALIDMLDKAPDTFENNDMIVVRYEGPSGAPGMPEMLDPTARITTLCRERGIVIALMTDARFSGGSIGLVIGHVGPEAALGGPIAFVENGDEIVVDLNTNEINCTALDDADVLAARTVAWVQQVADNGGFHPSAGLADTRLLQRARHMAVPARRGAGLHPNREVWVRSPREATPSGFAPRNKFRPGTGKGS, from the coding sequence ATGACCAACCCGAACATTGTTCTGATCGATCGCCATCCGGGCCGCTCTACCCAGACCATCGGCCTCGCGCGCGAAATCGGCACCGACCCGGCGCTGATCCACGAACCTTCTGTTGGCGTGGTTGGCACCAAAGGCGACAGTCAGTGCTATCTTGGCGTCATGGCCAAGGTCGAGGCAATTCACCGTGCCCTCAAGGACCGCATCGGCACCCGGCCGGGGCAGTTGAAGTTGCGCCTTGTGCAGCCTGAATACACGATTGCGACCTCGGACGGCATCCGCAATGGCACGCCGGAGATGCGCTATTCGCTGATCGGGCGCGAGGTGACGCAAGATGCCTTGTGCGAACACTTCAGTGCAACCGGTCTGGCCGGTACGATTGCTGTCGTTGCTTGTGACAAACCGCCTGTCGGCACACTCGCGGCCATGCTGGAGCATAACCTGCCGTCCATCATCATGTCGGATGGTCCGATCCACCCCGGAACCGACCCCAAGACCGGCGAAAAGCTGGACATCGTCAGCGCCTTTCAGGTCGCCGGGCACCCGGACGCCGAATACCGCGAGCACATCGCCTTTCATGCCTGCCCGGGCATCGGCAGTTGCGGCGGCATGTTCACCTACAACACCATGCAAACGTTCATCGGCGTGCTGGGGATGCAGCCGTTGCACATGGTTGCACCGCCGTCGGACGATCCGCGCCGTCTGAACGAGTTCCCCGCGGAATTGGTCACGCTGCTTGCGCAGATGATCGAAAATGACCTCAAACCCCGCGATATCGTCATGCGCGACAGCCTGCGAAACGCCACGATTGTCGCCATGGCCATCGGCGGCTCTACCAATGCGATGTTGCACGCGCCCGAGATCGCCCGTGCTGCAGGCTTTGCCGATTTCTGGAAAGAGATCATCACGCCACAAGAGTTCAATCACCTTTCAGAGCATGTCGTGCCGGTGCTTACCAACGCGCGGCCCTACGGGCAGTATTCCATGGTCGATATCGACCGGGCGGGCGGTGTGCAGGTCATCGTGCGCGAATTGCTCGACGCGGGTCTGCTCAACGGCGATGTGCTGACCTGCACCGGAGAGACGCTGGCCGAACAGGTGGCGCGCCTTTGCGCGAAGCCTGCCGATGGCAAGGTCATCTATTCCGTCGAGACGCCTTACAAACCGACCGGCGGTCTGCGCATGCTTGGCGGCAACCTTTCGCCAGAGTTTTCGGCCATCCTGAAGCTTGCAGGCGTCGAAGGCGGGCTTGAAAACAACCTGTTTCGCGGCCGTGCGCGCGTGTTCGATGGTCAGCAGGCACTGATAGATATGCTGGATAAGGCGCCAGACACTTTCGAGAACAATGACATGATCGTCGTGCGTTACGAGGGGCCCAGCGGCGCACCGGGCATGCCGGAAATGCTTGACCCCACCGCGCGCATCACCACCCTGTGCCGCGAGCGCGGCATCGTCATCGCCCTGATGACCGACGCGCGCTTTTCTGGTGGCTCGATCGGCCTTGTGATCGGCCATGTCGGGCCGGAGGCGGCGCTTGGCGGCCCTATTGCGTTTGTCGAGAATGGCGACGAGATTGTGGTGGATCTGAACACCAACGAAATCAACTGCACGGCTCTTGATGATGCCGACGTTCTTGCGGCCCGCACGGTGGCCTGGGTCCAGCAGGTCGCAGACAACGGCGGCTTCCACCCAAGCGCAGGCCTTGCCGATACGCGTCTTTTGCAACGCGCGCGGCACATGGCCGTTCCGGCAAGGCGTGGCGCGGGTCTGCACCCTAACCGTGAAGTCTGGGTGCGCAGCCCGCGAGAGGCGACCCCCTCAGGCTTTGCACCGCGTAACAAATTCCGTCCTGGGACCGGAAAGGGGTCTTGA
- a CDS encoding LysR family transcriptional regulator: MASLNLHHLRLFRAVASDGTLTGAARALNLSQSALSTQIKALEKSLGHDLFERRGRGLIMTEAGRIALDHAEAIFRTADDLTATLRETGRGRRALRVGALATLSRNFQMQFVRPLIGRSDVEVVLRSGSQAELLRGLESLAFDVVLTNLAPPRDATTPWLVHRLAEQRVSLIGTSARLGQVPRTMQELLLQEPLILPPPETALRAAFDALTNRLGIVPMIAAEVEDMAMLRLLARENAGLAVIPPIVVQDELAAGLLVEAARLDDVTETFQAVTAARRFPNPLLSEVLTQGRFG, encoded by the coding sequence ATGGCATCCTTGAATCTGCATCACCTGCGCCTTTTCCGTGCTGTGGCATCGGATGGCACGCTGACTGGCGCCGCACGGGCGCTGAACCTGTCGCAATCGGCATTGTCCACCCAGATCAAAGCGCTTGAGAAGTCGCTGGGCCATGATCTGTTTGAACGCCGCGGCCGTGGCCTGATCATGACCGAGGCCGGGCGCATCGCACTTGACCATGCCGAAGCGATCTTTCGCACCGCTGACGATCTGACCGCGACCCTGCGCGAAACCGGCAGGGGGCGGCGGGCCTTGCGGGTGGGGGCGCTTGCTACGCTGTCGCGCAATTTCCAGATGCAGTTCGTTCGCCCGTTGATCGGACGGTCCGATGTGGAGGTCGTGCTGCGGTCGGGCAGTCAGGCGGAACTGTTGCGCGGGTTGGAGTCTTTGGCTTTTGACGTTGTGCTGACCAATCTTGCCCCGCCGCGCGACGCGACAACGCCGTGGCTGGTGCACCGGCTGGCTGAACAGCGCGTCAGTCTGATCGGAACGTCTGCACGCCTTGGCCAAGTCCCCCGGACGATGCAGGAATTGTTGTTGCAGGAACCGTTGATCCTGCCTCCGCCCGAGACGGCGCTGCGTGCGGCGTTCGACGCCCTTACCAACCGTCTGGGCATCGTACCAATGATTGCCGCCGAGGTCGAAGACATGGCGATGCTGCGCTTGCTTGCCCGCGAAAATGCGGGGCTCGCGGTCATCCCGCCAATCGTGGTGCAAGACGAACTGGCGGCAGGTCTGCTGGTTGAGGCGGCACGGCTTGACGATGTCACCGAGACATTTCAAGCCGTAACCGCAGCGCGTCGCTTTCCCAACCCGCTTTTGTCCGAGGTGCTGACGCAGGGTCGCTTTGGATAG
- the istA gene encoding IS21 family transposase, with product MPTGRLNMRRIRDVLRLKLGQGLSERSIAASLGLSKGSVGSYTQRARHAGLTWPLPEGIDDDSLELLLFPAPPTVPDAERLVPDWAEIDRELRRPGVTRMLLWEEYRAAHPGGFAYTWFCTHYEAWKGRVRPTMRQTHVGGEKVFVDFAGDTIDVIDPTTGEARAMKLFVAAMGASNHTYAEAVASEGLEDWILAHIRMFAFLGGVPKAVVPDNLKSAVIKADRFDPGLNRTYAEMAAHYGTAVLPARPRKPRDKAKVEVAVQVAQRWILARLRNHRFFSLAELNVAIRRLLDELNMRVMRGYGASRADLFATLDRPNLQPLPPEPYVFARWKRARVAPDYHVEVDSSWYSVPFALIKQEVDVRTSGQTVEIFHRGQRVASHVRTPGRRSHVTVADHMPSAHRRFAEWTPARMLAQATKTGPAVAAFCEMVMADRPHPEQGFRTCLGVLALVKTYGPERVDAACQRGVTIRARTVTSIRSILKTGLDRAFLEGSEEVAPLQHANIRGGSYYH from the coding sequence ATGCCGACAGGACGATTGAACATGCGCCGGATACGAGATGTTTTGCGATTGAAGCTTGGGCAAGGCCTGAGCGAGCGGTCCATTGCCGCTTCCCTCGGTCTGAGCAAGGGGAGCGTCGGAAGCTACACCCAACGGGCGCGTCATGCCGGGCTCACGTGGCCCTTGCCGGAGGGGATCGATGACGACAGCCTTGAACTTCTTTTGTTTCCAGCCCCGCCCACGGTGCCGGACGCGGAGCGGCTTGTGCCCGACTGGGCGGAGATTGACCGCGAGTTGCGCCGCCCTGGGGTGACGCGGATGCTGCTCTGGGAAGAATACCGTGCCGCGCACCCCGGGGGTTTTGCCTATACTTGGTTTTGCACGCATTACGAGGCTTGGAAGGGTCGGGTGCGCCCGACGATGCGCCAGACACATGTGGGCGGCGAGAAGGTGTTCGTCGACTTTGCCGGCGACACCATCGACGTGATCGACCCCACGACCGGCGAAGCGCGGGCCATGAAGCTGTTCGTGGCGGCAATGGGGGCATCGAATCACACCTATGCCGAGGCGGTGGCATCGGAGGGGTTGGAAGATTGGATCCTCGCGCATATCCGGATGTTCGCCTTTCTGGGCGGCGTGCCAAAGGCGGTGGTTCCGGACAATCTGAAGTCCGCCGTGATCAAGGCAGACCGGTTTGATCCGGGGCTGAACCGGACCTATGCCGAGATGGCGGCGCATTATGGCACCGCCGTTCTGCCCGCCCGGCCGCGCAAACCCCGGGACAAGGCGAAGGTGGAAGTGGCTGTCCAAGTGGCACAACGCTGGATTCTGGCGCGGCTGCGGAACCACCGGTTCTTCTCATTGGCCGAGTTGAACGTGGCGATCCGGCGGCTGCTGGACGAGTTGAACATGCGCGTGATGCGCGGCTATGGCGCCAGCCGCGCCGATCTGTTTGCCACTTTGGATCGGCCCAATCTTCAGCCCCTACCGCCCGAACCTTATGTCTTCGCCCGCTGGAAGCGCGCCCGCGTGGCACCCGACTATCACGTTGAGGTCGACAGCTCATGGTATTCCGTGCCCTTCGCGCTGATCAAACAAGAGGTCGATGTTCGCACAAGCGGCCAGACGGTCGAGATATTCCATCGTGGTCAGAGGGTTGCGAGCCACGTGCGCACCCCGGGGCGGCGCAGCCATGTCACCGTGGCCGACCATATGCCATCGGCCCATCGTCGCTTTGCCGAATGGACCCCGGCCAGAATGCTGGCGCAGGCAACCAAGACCGGCCCCGCCGTCGCCGCCTTTTGCGAGATGGTGATGGCTGACCGCCCCCATCCTGAACAGGGGTTCCGCACCTGCCTGGGTGTGCTGGCCTTGGTCAAAACCTATGGGCCGGAGCGCGTTGATGCGGCCTGCCAGCGGGGTGTGACCATCCGGGCCCGCACCGTCACCTCCATTCGTTCGATCCTCAAGACCGGCCTCGATCGCGCCTTCCTGGAAGGCTCCGAAGAGGTCGCCCCCCTCCAGCACGCCAACATTCGTGGCGGCAGCTATTACCATTGA
- a CDS encoding DUF2309 domain-containing protein: MFLKHIQIAPARLAGLVSAAEAAARAIPPAFPLDATVAVNPFLGQSGEDLATASARLARVAGVKITRPRADYAAQVRVGSISDDDLAVALIACQSPIKPVDLARLKASLTATSAAPRMLPTVADLAASATGTDWPSVIARSFGLWAAGHFDRGQALWSPAPMLGAFAAWRAWASHDLTPEIAGLTGFCAHVAGSDDAPERVILRAADRLGLTNAAAETAFHRMLMDLGGWSQHARWLLWEAELKGQSDMTIIDLLAIRLLWEEALLSHVPQVAADWAVAVAAHATPVQPSPDELIDAILQEATERAHQRKLDAALSGPRATTGRPALQAAFCIDVRSEVFRRALENQSPDIETIGFAGFFGLPLQHRAHGTEELQIHLPVLLNPGMTSTGHAAPEVEHATRIAARTTRAWGRFRQAAVSSFAFVEAAGPAYSWKLVRSALALPPGHQPPEPAPRVEGGLSAEAKAATGAAVLKAMSMTTNHARLVLLLGHGGQVTNNPHESAYHCGACAGQTGEVSARLLAQLLNDPETRAGLPAQGIDLAQDTVFLAGLHDTTTDRIALFRDDAAPAHTADIVQAEDWLAHAGALARSERALRLPGATAKSIGQRALNWAEVRPEWGLAGCAAFIAAPRPATAGADLGGRAFLHNYDWQADTGFGTLELILTAPVVVASWISLQYYGSSVAPEAFGGGNKLIHNVVGGIGVVQGNGGKLRPGLPWQTVHDGAELAHEPLRLSVLIEAPREAIIDVLARHDGVRALFDNGWLHLFVLHKGQIAARYQTGLVWDDKEYQRRAA; encoded by the coding sequence ATGTTCCTCAAGCATATCCAGATCGCTCCGGCCCGCCTTGCAGGTCTTGTAAGCGCCGCCGAGGCTGCGGCCCGCGCCATCCCGCCCGCTTTTCCGCTGGATGCAACGGTCGCGGTCAACCCCTTCCTGGGCCAGTCCGGCGAGGATCTGGCTACCGCAAGCGCACGGCTGGCCCGTGTGGCTGGGGTCAAGATAACCCGCCCGCGCGCCGACTATGCGGCGCAGGTGCGGGTGGGCAGTATCAGTGACGACGATCTGGCTGTGGCGCTGATCGCTTGCCAGTCGCCCATAAAGCCTGTTGACTTGGCGCGGCTCAAGGCATCGCTGACCGCGACCAGTGCCGCGCCCCGGATGCTGCCGACGGTGGCCGATCTGGCCGCAAGTGCCACCGGCACCGACTGGCCTTCGGTCATCGCGCGCAGCTTTGGCCTTTGGGCGGCCGGGCATTTCGACCGGGGTCAGGCGCTGTGGTCGCCAGCGCCGATGCTTGGGGCCTTTGCCGCCTGGCGTGCTTGGGCGTCACATGACCTGACGCCCGAGATTGCAGGGCTGACGGGCTTTTGCGCCCACGTCGCCGGGTCCGACGATGCGCCGGAGCGTGTCATCCTGCGCGCAGCCGACCGGCTGGGTCTGACGAATGCAGCGGCCGAGACCGCCTTTCACAGGATGCTGATGGATCTGGGCGGCTGGTCACAGCACGCCCGCTGGCTGCTATGGGAGGCCGAGCTGAAGGGCCAATCCGACATGACAATCATTGATCTCTTGGCCATTCGCCTTCTTTGGGAAGAGGCGCTGCTTTCGCATGTGCCGCAGGTTGCGGCGGACTGGGCAGTAGCGGTTGCGGCACATGCCACGCCCGTGCAGCCTTCGCCGGACGAATTGATTGACGCGATCCTGCAAGAGGCCACCGAGCGGGCCCATCAGCGCAAGCTTGACGCCGCTCTGTCCGGGCCACGGGCCACGACGGGCCGCCCTGCACTGCAAGCCGCCTTCTGCATTGATGTGCGGTCAGAGGTGTTCCGCCGCGCGCTGGAAAACCAAAGCCCGGACATTGAGACCATCGGCTTTGCAGGCTTTTTCGGCCTGCCCCTGCAACACAGGGCACATGGCACCGAAGAGTTGCAAATCCACCTTCCTGTCCTGTTGAACCCCGGTATGACCTCCACCGGCCATGCCGCACCCGAGGTTGAACATGCTACCCGCATCGCTGCCCGCACGACCCGCGCCTGGGGCCGGTTCCGGCAAGCGGCCGTTTCGTCCTTTGCCTTTGTCGAGGCGGCGGGACCGGCCTATAGCTGGAAACTGGTGCGCAGCGCGCTTGCGTTGCCACCCGGTCACCAGCCCCCCGAACCCGCGCCGCGCGTCGAGGGCGGGCTAAGCGCCGAGGCCAAGGCCGCGACCGGGGCCGCCGTGCTGAAGGCGATGAGCATGACCACGAACCACGCACGGCTTGTCCTGCTGCTGGGTCATGGCGGCCAGGTGACCAACAACCCGCATGAAAGTGCGTATCACTGCGGTGCCTGTGCCGGGCAGACGGGCGAGGTGTCAGCCCGGCTACTGGCCCAATTGCTGAACGACCCCGAGACGCGGGCGGGTTTGCCAGCGCAAGGCATTGATTTGGCACAAGACACGGTGTTTCTGGCGGGGCTGCACGACACGACAACAGACCGGATCGCGCTGTTTCGCGACGACGCAGCGCCTGCACACACGGCGGATATCGTGCAGGCCGAAGACTGGCTTGCCCATGCCGGGGCCCTTGCGCGGTCTGAACGCGCGTTGCGTCTGCCGGGGGCCACGGCCAAGTCGATCGGCCAGCGGGCGTTGAACTGGGCCGAGGTGCGCCCTGAATGGGGACTGGCAGGTTGTGCCGCCTTCATCGCGGCGCCGCGTCCGGCCACAGCCGGGGCCGATCTGGGAGGTCGCGCGTTCCTGCACAACTATGACTGGCAGGCCGACACGGGATTTGGCACGTTGGAACTCATCCTGACCGCACCGGTGGTCGTGGCCAGCTGGATCAGCCTGCAATACTATGGATCATCGGTTGCACCCGAGGCGTTCGGTGGTGGTAACAAGCTGATCCACAACGTGGTGGGCGGCATCGGCGTGGTGCAAGGCAACGGCGGCAAGCTGCGCCCCGGCCTGCCTTGGCAAACGGTGCATGACGGCGCGGAACTGGCTCACGAACCGTTGCGGCTGTCGGTCCTGATCGAAGCCCCGCGCGAGGCGATCATCGACGTGCTGGCCCGCCATGACGGGGTGCGTGCGCTGTTCGACAACGGCTGGCTCCATCTGTTCGTCCTGCACAAGGGTCAGATTGCGGCCCGATATCAAACTGGTCTGGTCTGGGACGACAAGGAATATCAGCGCCGTGCAGCATGA